A genomic window from Candidatus Methylomirabilota bacterium includes:
- a CDS encoding aminotransferase class V-fold PLP-dependent enzyme produces the protein MTDIYTRLGVRPIVNARGMNTMASGSLMPKPVLDAMAEAATAFVDMAELNARAGEHIARLIGVEAAHVTSGSAGGLLLAAAACMAGTDPERIRRLPDTSGMPNELVIQRCQRIQYDQALRTAGARLVEVGSAEACTPSEVEAAIGDRTAALVFIVSPRLGGRGVSDERMAEIAHAHGRPLIVDAASTLPPVAHLTRWTALGADLVIYSGGKGIRGPQGSGLLLGRAELIRAAAVNGAPNAAIGRPCKVSKEDIVGLVTALELFLHEDHRAEWDQHLAEARLIAEAAAGLPGVRVRLEDDWSVWTAPTVLVELDRGLTGLTPEAVMEALRRGEPPIMVRVFQDALLLDPHCLREDEAAIAARRLREELAPRA, from the coding sequence GTGACCGACATCTACACGCGGCTCGGTGTCCGGCCGATCGTCAACGCGCGCGGGATGAACACGATGGCCAGCGGCTCGCTCATGCCCAAGCCCGTCCTCGACGCCATGGCCGAGGCGGCCACGGCCTTCGTGGACATGGCGGAGCTGAACGCCCGGGCGGGCGAGCACATCGCCCGGCTGATCGGGGTCGAGGCGGCCCACGTGACCTCGGGCTCGGCGGGCGGCCTCCTGCTGGCCGCGGCGGCCTGCATGGCGGGAACCGATCCTGAGCGCATCCGGCGGCTCCCCGACACGAGCGGCATGCCGAACGAGCTCGTCATCCAGCGGTGCCAGCGGATCCAGTACGACCAGGCGCTGCGGACGGCCGGGGCCCGCCTCGTGGAGGTAGGCAGCGCCGAGGCGTGCACGCCCTCCGAGGTCGAGGCCGCCATCGGCGACCGGACTGCCGCCCTGGTCTTCATCGTGTCGCCGCGCCTCGGCGGGCGCGGGGTCTCCGACGAGCGCATGGCTGAGATCGCCCACGCTCACGGCCGGCCGCTGATCGTCGACGCGGCATCCACCCTTCCCCCGGTCGCCCACCTCACCCGATGGACGGCCCTCGGCGCCGACCTCGTCATCTACAGCGGCGGCAAGGGCATCCGCGGCCCCCAGGGCAGCGGTCTGCTGCTCGGGCGGGCGGAGCTGATCCGGGCGGCGGCCGTCAACGGGGCGCCGAATGCCGCGATCGGTCGGCCCTGCAAGGTGAGCAAGGAAGACATCGTCGGCCTCGTCACCGCCCTCGAGCTCTTCCTCCACGAGGACCACCGGGCCGAGTGGGACCAACACCTGGCCGAGGCCCGGCTGATCGCAGAGGCCGCCGCGGGACTGCCCGGCGTCCGCGTCCGCCTCGAGGACGACTGGTCGGTCTGGACGGCGCCGACGGTGCTCGTCGAGCTCGACCGCGGCCTGACCGGGCTCACTCCGGAAGCCGTCATGGAGGCGCTGCGCCGGGGCGAGCCGCCGATCATGGTGCGCGTCTTCCAGGACGCGCTGCTGCTGGATCCCCACTGCCTGCGCGAGGACGAGGCGGCGATCGCCGCCCGGCGGCTCCGCGAGGAGCTGGCGCCGCGGGCTTGA